Proteins co-encoded in one Helicoverpa zea isolate HzStark_Cry1AcR chromosome 18, ilHelZeax1.1, whole genome shotgun sequence genomic window:
- the LOC124638969 gene encoding uncharacterized protein LOC124638969, whose protein sequence is MNKRNERKRKIDSQTSKEAQRLYKRRRYAEIKADPELYERQKEKERAKYIKKKEKKQVVGINEKSPREIRQQRKKWREASKKYRLKKKQEIKLQTIPQAIFVEAQDDINADNEEHIQKPDPLHRPESKSILLRKIRYIEQKKRKILQNYIIHLKKKNDALRKKNTALEKKIELLTNKKNIKQKIPTKTDKLKDVLIQQRQKEDRRTNTALVRLVKNFYNDDSNSTLGAGKKEYITRQKIQKQKRYLNYPLKMLYRKFLDTHTVKVSYGFFCKYRPFWVLLPKQKARDTCMCIIHCNIDLLLNCLYKASIIQPKNYQELLSQVCCNVRKEECLSRKCHVCKNKAVIACNEFSNDQLLIYNQWVRCKNTVRPKKGTAKVNMITTKKQFLGSPLEVLDTLNEQLPKFFEHCYKIQTQYINMKNLKETLTVSEAIIHIDFSENYSLKFGTEVQSFHFGGSRKEVTLHTAVVYTFDFQHSAIGTTCVCTVSPCVRHDPSAVWAHLIPLIDVVIKANPFIETLHFQSDSPTSQYRNKYIFFMITQLWKDFPNIKKVTWNYTEAGHGKGAPDGVGAVLKRTADSLVNCGHDIGTFEQFLRCIQENIQNIEILQVTEENIKDRERHLKTNLKPFSGTLSVHQVMWERYSNYLTFRKTSCFACEVGSVCEHGKHLGFHKIPLPDDLKESQHQLDDGGVVTLASTRPPKRILSNITNTPIPSTSRIVTLKGKQAANIVFLKKA, encoded by the coding sequence atgaataaacgAAACGAAAGAAAACGAAAGATTGACTCCCAAACTTCGAAGGAAGCACAAAGGTTATATAAAAGACGTAGATATGCCGAAATTAAAGCTGACCCTGAACTTTACGAAAGACAAAAAGAGAAAGAAAGggcaaaatatattaaaaaaaaggaaaaaaaacaaGTAGTAGGCATAAATGAAAAATCACCACGTGAAATAagacaacaaagaaaaaaatggcGAGAAGCATCgaaaaaatataggttaaaaaagaaacaggaaattaaattacaaactaTACCGCAAGCGATTTTCGTTGAAGCCCAAGACGACATCAATGCTGATAAtgaagaacacatccaaaaacCTGATCCCCTGCACAGGCCGGAATCGAAAAGTATCCTATTGCGAAAAATTCGATACATCGAGCAGAAGAAACGAAAAATtcttcaaaattatattattcacctaaaaaagaaaaatgatgCCCTTAGGAAGAAAAACACCgcacttgaaaaaaaaattgaactactgacaaataaaaaaaatattaaacaaaagatACCTACGAAAACCGACAAATTAAAAGATGTATTAATACAACAACGACAAAAAGAAGATCGGAGAACTAACACGGCTTTGGTGAGACTGGTCAAAAATTTTTATAATGATGATAGTAACAGCACACTTGGCGCAGGTAAGAAAGAATATATTACCCgacaaaaaattcaaaaacagaAACGTTACTTAAACTACCCGCTGAAAATGTTATACCGTAAATTTCTGGATACACACACTGTTAAGGTAAGCTATGGATTTTTTTGCAAGTACAGACCGTTCTGGGTGCTCTTACCGAAACAAAAAGCTAGAGATACCTGCATGTGCATAATACACTGCAACATTGATTTGCTTCTTAACTGCCTTTATAAAGCTTCTATTATTCAACCAAAAAACTACCAAGAGCTACTCTCACAAGTATGTTGTAATGTACGAAAAGAAGAATGCTTATCACGAAAATGTCATGTATGCAAAAACAAAGCTGTTATAGCATGTAACGAGTTCTCAAATGATCAGTTATTGATCTATAATCAATGGGTTCGCTGCAAAAATACTGTGCGACCAAAAAAGGGCACAGCCAAAGTTAATATGATAaccacaaaaaaacaatttcttgGATCTCCACTTGAAGTGCTTGACACCCTTAATGAACAGTTACCAAAATTTTTTGAACACTGCTATAAAATTCAAACGCAATATATCAACATGAAGAATTTAAAAGAAACTTTAACAGTATCAGAAGCTATTATACACATTGACTTCTCAGAAAACTATAGTCTTAAATTCGGAACCGAAGTTCAATCATTTCACTTTGGTGGAAGCCGTAAAGAAGTGACACTTCATACTGCTGTGGTATATACCTTCGACTTCCAGCATAGCGCAATTGGAACAACTTGTGTTTGTACCGTCAGTCCATGCGTAAGGCACGATCCTTCTGCTGTTTGGGCTCATTTGATCCCCCTCATAGATGTGGTCATAAAAGCAAACCCATTTATAGAAACTCTTCATTTTCAATCAGACTCACCCACATCACAATATcggaataaatatatattttttatgataactcAATTATGGAAAGATTTtccaaacataaaaaaagttaCATGGAATTATACTGAAGCAGGGCACGGAAAGGGTGCCCCTGATGGCGTAGGCGCGGTATTAAAGCGGACTGCTGATTCTCTTGTTAATTGTGGACATGATATCGGGACATTTGAACAGTTTTTGAGATGTATTCAAGAAAACattcaaaatattgaaatactACAAGTAactgaagaaaatattaaagataGAGAAAGGCACCTGAAAACTAATTTGAAACCATTTAGTGGCACCCTTTCCGTGCATCAAGTGATGTGGGAGAGATATTCTAACTATTTAACTTTTAGGAAAACCAGTTGTTTTGCATGCGAGGTAGGAAGCGTATGTGAACATGGAAAACACTTAGGTTTTCATAAAATACCATTGCCAGATGATCTAAAAGAGTCACAACATCAGCTAGATGATGGTGGTGTTGTGACTCTTGCATCTACAAGACCACCTAAGCGAATACTCTCTAATATTACTAATACCCCTATACCATCAACATCACGAATAGTGACGCTCAAAGGGAAGCAAGCAGCTAACATCGTTTTTTTGAAAAAAGCCTAA